Part of the Ignavibacterium album JCM 16511 genome, AGTACTAAAGAAGAATATGGTGAAGGATTAAAAGATATTCTTGCAAAAAGAAAAGATAGATTATTCGGAATTGTAAACGGAATAGATACTAATATCTGGCATCCCGAGAATGATAAACTTATACCTGTTAAATATTCAATTAAAAATCTCGAAAAGAAAATTGAGAATAAAAAACATTTGCTCGAAAGATTTGGTCTACCATTCGATGAAAAAATTCCGGTTGTTTCTGTAATAAGTCGTTTATACGATGCAAAAGGAATTGATCTGATTCAGAAGGCTTTCCCTGATTTGATGAAGATGGATTTGCAATTAATTTTACTTGGTACCGGTGATTATAAATATCATACTTTCTTCGATAAAATGGCAATGAAATATCCAAAGAAGTTTGCTTGTTATCTTGGATTCAGTGATGAGTTAGCTCATCTGATTGAAGCCGGTTCGGATATGTTCTTAATGCCTTCAAAGTATGAACCTTGCGGATTGAATCAGATGTACAGTCAGGTTTATGGAACAGTTCCGATTGTTAGAGAAACAGGCGGACTCGCAGATACTGTTAAAAGATTTGAGGAGAAGACTGAAGAAGGTACTGGATTTATGTTCCGAAAATATGATGCAAAAGAACTGCTGAATGAAATAAAAAGAGCATTGAAGATTTTTGCTGATCAGAAGCTCTGGCAGAAAATTCAGAAAGCAGGGATGAAAGAAGATTTCAGCTGGGATAAGTCAGCTAAAAGTTATATTGAGCTTTATAAAACAATTCTTGCCGAAGATTAAAATTTGAAATCTAACAGAGCAATATTTCTTGATCGTGATGGTACTTTGAACGATGATCCTGGTTATCTTGGCGATCCGGAACAAGTCATTTTACTGCCAACTGTTGGAGAGGCTCTGAGTATCCTGAAAAATCAGTGTAAGTATTTGCTTATTGTAGTCTCAAATCAATCTGGTGTTGCAAGGGGTTTGATTACCGATGAAGATGTTAAAAATGTTAACAAACGAATCAACAAACTTCTTTCAAATTATAATGTAAGCATTGATGAATTTTACTATTGCACAACTCATCCAGACTATAACTCTTACGAAGAATGTCAGTGCAGAAAACCTTCTCCTAAAATGCTGATTGATGCTTCAAAAAAATATAATATAGATTTAACAAAAAGTTATTTAATTGGTGATAATGTTTCGGATATTGAAAGTGCGTATAATGCCGGCTGTAAAGCAATTTTGGTTAAGACCGGTTATGGAATGGAAAGCATTAATGTGTTGCAAAAGCAAAATAAATTTCCCAGCTTTGTTGCCGAAAATTTAATGGATGCTGCTAATTTTATTATTAAAGATATTTCCGGAGAAAAAATTGGTGTATAAAAGAATTCTGATTTTAATAGTTGTTTTGTTTTCGTTCTTCTTACTTCCTTCTTGCAGTGATACTCCAACTGATTTGGGTTCGGATTTACTTAATCCGGATTTAATTGGTGTTGTTAGTTTTGACTCTCAAAAAGATTCTGCTTTTCAGTCGAGCTACTCCTTTAAAAGAGTTATTAAGCTCGGTGGTGCTTCAAGAATTTTAATCGGCAAAGCTGATAACCTTACTGCACACGCATTATTTATATTTACATTTAATCTTTCAGATTCACTTAAACAATTAGTCAGAAATGACAGTTTGAATATTTTGTCTGCAAAAGTAGAACTTACACCGGACTATGTTTTTGGTGATTCTAATGCAACATTTGATTATACCGTTCACAAAATTAATTCGGAATGGGTTTCAGCTTCGTTTACTGCAGATTCATTCCTTTCTACAAAATTCAGTTATGATCCGAATGATTTAAGTTCTAACCGAACTGCCACTGATTCTTTATACTATTTTAGCATTGATCCGAACACAGTTAAAAACTGGATGAAAAATCAGGTTGATACTTCACTGGCAAAAAATAATGGAATACTTATTTCTCCGACTGCGACAACAAATAAAATTGTTGGTTTTGTTGCCTTCAATCCTGAAATATCAAATGATACAAAGGTTAAAGCAGTAATTCAGAAAACCGGAACAACAAGACAAGATACTATTACAGCATTCGTACTTTCAGATGTTCATGTTATAATAGGTGAAAATATTGTTTCTCCGGAAAAAATGATTGTTCAGGCCGGAGTTGTGAGTAACTCATATCTTTATTTTGATTTGAGCAAAATTCCGGATAAAGCTGTTATTAATTACGCAAAGCTCTCAGTAGAATTAGATTCTGTTGAATCAAAATTTGGTAGCGGTTATACAAATTCACTCACAGCATTTTTAGTCACAAATTCTGATTCGTTAAAAGTAGATGAAACCACATCAGAATCATTATTCAAAAATGGTAAAAGATATGAAGGCAATCTCTCAGCATTTGTAAGATATTGGTTAAATCAGAAAGATAATCAGGGAATTGTAATCAGAGCTGGTAATGAACTTGCCGGAGTTGAAAAATTTGTTCTGAAGGGAAGCACTTATCCTGTTTATGAAGAACGCCCGAAACTCGAAATTGTTTATACAGTGAGAAAGTAATATGAAGTTTAACATTATTCTAATTTTTATTTTATTCACATCTTTTTCTTATTCACAAAGCAGTTCTCCATATACAAGATATGGAATCGGGGATTTAAAATATTCTTTCTCAGCACGACAACAGGGAATGGGACAATTAGGAGTTTCTCTTTTAGATAAAGCGCATATTTCAACAACTAACCCTGCAAGCTGGTCTGATTTTAATCGAACACGAATTGAGTTCGGTCTTGCCTACAATGGAGTTTCAATTTCAAATAGTAGCACAAGTTATTATACCGCAGAAACAGAGATTGAAGGTTTCACTTTTGGTTTTCCTGTAAGTACGGAATATGGAATCGGTATTGCTGCAGGACTAATTCCTTATTCAAGAATCAGTTACAAGGCAACACAAAATTATAAGAGTTCCGATACACTGATTTCCGACTATTCAATTAATTTTGAAGGTAAAGGAGGATTATCCAAATTATTCTTAGGTTCGTCTTACAGGTTACCTTTTAATTTTTGTCTTGGCGCAACATTAGACTATTATTTTGGAAATCTTAATTATTATTCCACGCTTAATTTCAAAAATGATAATAATTACACTGCAGAATATAATTTATCTTACAGACCAACGGGATTTGGTACAACTATAGGATTTATATCTTCTAATCTTAATGAAATTCTTAAAACAGAATTTTTATCGGAAATAAGATTAGGTGGTTCAATTAACTACATATCAAAACTTGATACCGATACAATATTAACAACCACTTCGTCCATTTTGGTGGACACAATTGCACAATCAAGAACAAAAATTGAAATTCCTCTTCGCTTAAATCTTGGATTAAGTTTTATTTTTGGTAAGAACTATTTAATTACTATTGATTATTCTTCTCAAAATTTCAGCAATTTTAGAATTGCCGGAATTCAAAACACTCAATTGCAGGATGCTTTTAAGTTTAGCACGGGATTTGAATTTATTCCAACACAACAGTTGGGGATGACATTTTGGGAACGAGTTAACTGGAGAGTTGGTTTAAGCTATGAACAAACACCATATTATTTTAAAAATACCGGAATCAATCAGTACAGCATTTATAGCGGAGTAACACTTCCTCTCGGAGTAGATAACTCGATCGATATTGCAATTCAATATTCGATGAGAGGAACAACAGAAAATAACTTGTTGAAAGAAAATTTTATAAAACTAAATTTAGGAATCAGTTTTGGTGAACTCTGGTTCTTAAGTTATGAAAGATAGTAAGTTCAATAATTGAAGGAATAAAAAAGTGAAAAGATTTACTTTAATTGCCATTCTAACCGTTTTAGTTGCTGGTGGAGCAATAAGTAAAGCTCTTGCTCAACAGCCTGACTCAATTAAGGTTCTTGAGTACTATAGTTTGTTTTCCGAATATCATAAGAATAAGGATTATGCAAGTGCCGTTCCTTATGGATGGAAAGTAATTGAAATTGCACCGGTTAAGTTTTCCAAGTGGATTTTCTATAAAATGGAAGATTGCCTCTGGTATCTGCACGATTCTTCCAATATTTCTGTTGATGATAAAAAAGCAATCAATGATACAATTTTATATTTCTATGATCTGGCTTTAAAATACAGACCGGAAGATAAGGCCTATTTTCAGGTTCGTAAAGCTTTTGTTGCAGAAACCTGGTTGAATATGAATCCTGATGAAGTCATTAAGATGTATGAGCAGGCATTCGAATGGGATAAAGATTTATCATCTTATTGGTATAACAGATTAGGTCAGCTTTATGTTGCTAATGCAAGTGATAACAATGATTACAAACTTAAAGCAATTGATCTTTATAATATGCTTTCTGAAAGAGAACCTGATAATACAACCTGGGTTGAGATTTTAGAATCTTTAGTTGAAAATATTGATGAGCTTGTACAAATTACCAGGAAAAACTGGGAAGCTAATAAAGACGATCTTTCAAGAGCGTGGAAATATGCTTCGACAGCAATCAGAGCTAAAGATTATAATGAAGCAATAATTCCGTTAGAATTTCTTGTTCAGAAATCTCCTGAAACAATAAATTATTGGAATCAACTTGCTACTGCTTATCAGAAAACAGATCAGCTTACCAAGGCTGAAGCAGCTTTCAAAAAATTAATTCAGCTTGAACCTGATAAAAAAGAACATTATCTGAATCTGGGAATTGTTTATAAAGATGAAGGTAAATTTGCTGCTGCAAGAACTCAGTTTCAGATAGCAAGTGAAAAAGGAAATGGCTGGGCCTTACCAATTTATTACGAAGGATTTTTGTACGAACAGGCAGCACGCTCTTGCAGTGACTTTGATGCAAAAGTCGTTTTTTTACTTGCTCAACAAACTTACAGAAAAGCCTTATCTATGGATCCTTCTTTAGAAATGGCAAGAGAAAGAATAAATGCTCTCGCTGGTGCGGTTCCAACTAAGGAAGATTACTTCTTCAGGAAGTTAAAATCCGGTGATACAATTCCAATTACCTGTGTTGGCTGGATTGGCAAATCGGTTACTGTACCATAAAACACAACAGAGATTCTCTGAAGGAAAGGTTTCTTGAGAATTCAGGAAACCTTTTCTATTTTTGATTAACAATATTTTATAAAAATGCTGAAAAATTATGGAATCATATCTGAAAAATGACCCTGAAATTTATCAGGTTCTTCAATCCGAAATAGACAGACAAACAAGTAAACTTGAACTAATTGCCTCCGAAAATTTTGTAAGTCCGGCAGTACTCGAGGCAACAGGTTCAGTACTTACAAACAAATACGCTGAAGGTTATCCAGGTAAAAGATATTACGGAGGATGTGAATTTGTTGATAGGGCAGAAGATTTAGCCCGAGAACGACTTAAAAAATTATTCGGAGCAGAATATGTGAATGTTCAGCCGCATAGTGGTTCACAAGCAAATATGGCTGTTCTGATGACCTTCCTGAAACCAGGTGACAAGTTTCTTGGATTAAGTTTAGCTCACGGCGGTCATTTAACTCACGGTTCGCCTGTCAATTTTTCTGGTAAACTTTATCAGGCAATTGGTTACGAGTTGAATGAAAACACCGGCTTACTTGACTATGATAAAATTGCTGATCTTGCAAAGAAAGAAAAACCGAAACTTATTATTACTGGTGCAAGTGCTTATTCAAGAGACTGGGATTACAAAAAGTTTCGTGAAATTGCTGATTCCATTGGCGCATTTCTTATGTGCGATATGGCTCATCCGGCAGGATTGATTGCAAAAGGATTTTTGAATAATCCGCTTGAGTATTGTGATATCGTTACATCAACCACACATAAAACTTTAAGAGGACCTCGCGGAGGAATTATTCTGATAGGAAAAGATAAAGAAAATCCCTGGGGATTAACAACCCCAAAAGGTGACAGAGTCAAAATGATGTCCGAATTAATTGATGGAATGGTAATGCCGGGAATTCAGGGTGGACCGCTTATGCATGTAATTATGGCTAAAGCTGTTGCTTTTGGAGAAGCTCTTAAAGATTCGTTTAAAGTTTATACTGGTCAGGTAATAAAAAATGCTAAAGCTCTTGCTGCAAAACTCAATGAATATGGTTTTGATATTGTCTCAGGCGGAACTGATAATCATTTAATGCTGATTGATTTAACAAATAAAAATGTGACAGGTAAACAAGCTGAAATTGCACTTGAGAAAGCCGGAATTACAGTCAATAAAAACATGGTGCCTTTCGATAAAAGAAGTCCTTTTATAACTAGCGGTATCAGAATAGGAACTCCGGCATTAACTACTCGCGGTATGAAAGAAAAAGAAATGGAAGTTATTGCTGATATAATCAACAGAGCGATTATGAATGTTGAAAATGAAAAGATGCTCGGTGATCTCAAACAAGAAGTGAAACAATTGACATCTGGATTTCCATTATTTGCAGAAATGAATTAAGGTGGCTGTAGAAGAATTAGAGCAAGTTAAGGAGATTGAAGGGGAGAGTTACGAAGAAAAAGAGATGACTTTTATAGAACATCTCGAAGAACTTCGATGGAGAATAATATATTCACTAATCGGTATTGTAATAGGAACAATTGTAGCCTGGATTTTTATTGATTTTCTTGTTGAGCAAATTCTTTTAAGACCAGCAAAAGAAAGCGGAGTGTCACTTCAAAACCTAAAACCTTTCGGACAGATTTTTCTTTACTTTCAAATAGCACTTATTGCCGGCTTAATTTTAAGCATTCCAAATGTATTCTATCAGTTCTGGAAATTCATTTCACCTGCTTTAAGAAAAAATGAAAGAAAATATATTCTGGCCATTGTTATTTTTACGACAGTTTGCTTTTTAGCCGGAATAGCTTTCGCCTATTTTGTTATGTTACCGCTTGCGTTATCATTTGCAGCTCAGTTCGGAACTCAGACAATCAAAAATGAGTTTGCAGTTGATGAATATATGTCAATCATTATTAGCGTTATGTTAGCTGCAGGACTAGTATTTGAACTTCCGATGCTTTCATTCTTCTTATCAAAACTTGGAATTCTTAAACCATCATTTATGAGAAAATACCGTAAGCATGCTATTGTTTTAATTATGATTGCTGCTGCAGTTCTTACACCCGGAACTGATCCTGTTTCGCAAGTAATTCTCGCAGTGCCTTTGGTTCTGCTTTATGAGATAAGTATTTTAGTTTCAAAATTTTCACAGAAAAAAAGTTGAGTACTGTAAAACTTTCTGACATAAGTTTACCAATTAAAAATGAGTTGGATACATTCCAATCTATTTTCAAAGATTCAATGCGAAGCAAAGTTGGATTGGTCGATTTGGTTGCAAGATATATTATTCGTCAGAAAGGGAAGAAGATTCGTCCACTCTTAGTTTTACTTTCATCAAAGATTGCCGGTGGAATTAACGAAAGATCTTATCGCGGTGCAGTTTTGGTTGAACTTCTTCATACTGCAACTCTTATTCACGATGATGTTGTTGATAATGCCGACAAGAGAAGGGGATTGTGGTCTATTAATAAAGTTTTCAAAAACAAAGTTGCAGTATTGATGGGTGATTATCTTCTTTCAAGAGGACTAATGATTGCTGTTGATGGAAAAGATTTTGATTTTCTTGGTGTAATTACAAACGCAGTAAAGAGAATGTCAGAAGGAGAATTGCTCCAAATTCAAAAAACAAGAAAACTTGATATTGATGAAGAAACTTATTTCAAAGTGATTTCGGATAAAACTGCTTCACTGATTGAAACTTGTTGCACTATTGGTGCAATGAGTACTACGAAGGATGACATTTTTATTAATGCATTAAAAAAATACGGACATTCATTGGGAATGTCTTTTCAGATTCGTGATGACATTCTTGATTATGAAGGAAGTTCTTCACTCACAGGAAAGCCTGTTGGAGGCGATATAAAAGAGAAGAAGATCACACTTCCGTTAATTTATGCGTTGAATAAAGTTTCAAAACAAGAAGCTAACTCAATAAAAAAATTGCTTAAAAGTAAAAATGATACTGATGCTGTTAAAAAAGTTATATCATTTGTGAGAGAAAAAAACGGAATCGAATACGCTTACAGCATTTCCCAAAAGTTTGCACTGGAAGCAAAAAATTCTCTCTCTGTTTTTCCTGATTCTCAGACCAAACTTGCGCTTGAATCTTTAGTAGATTTTGTAATCGAAAGAAAAAACTAAGAACCTTTCTCTTTCTTTATCTCGTCCTTAAACTGAAAACCTTTTATCGGTTCTCTTAAAGTCAGAACAGGACACGGAGCTTTTCGTACTACTTTTTCTGCAGTGCTTCCAAACAAAATATGTTCAACTCCACTATGTCCGTGAGTCGCAATAATTATTAAATCAATATCTTCCTGGGCTGCAGTCTCAATAATCTCAACGAATGGTTTACCTGTTTTGATTATGATGTACTTCTTTAAATCGGCAGGAATTTCTTGTTCGGCAAGTTTGGTTAATTCTTCCTTTGCCCGCACATCCATTTCAACAGTTACAGATGGAACAGCTATCTGACCCATACTGAAATCCGGTGGATAAATAACCGGCTCAACAACATAAATCAGATACATTTCTGCATTAAAAACTTTGGCAAAATTTACTGCGTATTTTAATGCGCTTTTGGAGTAATCAGAAAAATCAATTGGAACGAGAATTTTTTTTATTGTAATTGACATGGCTAACTCCCGTTTGATTT contains:
- a CDS encoding D-glycero-alpha-D-manno-heptose-1,7-bisphosphate 7-phosphatase, with translation MKSNRAIFLDRDGTLNDDPGYLGDPEQVILLPTVGEALSILKNQCKYLLIVVSNQSGVARGLITDEDVKNVNKRINKLLSNYNVSIDEFYYCTTHPDYNSYEECQCRKPSPKMLIDASKKYNIDLTKSYLIGDNVSDIESAYNAGCKAILVKTGYGMESINVLQKQNKFPSFVAENLMDAANFIIKDISGEKIGV
- a CDS encoding tetratricopeptide repeat protein, whose translation is MKRFTLIAILTVLVAGGAISKALAQQPDSIKVLEYYSLFSEYHKNKDYASAVPYGWKVIEIAPVKFSKWIFYKMEDCLWYLHDSSNISVDDKKAINDTILYFYDLALKYRPEDKAYFQVRKAFVAETWLNMNPDEVIKMYEQAFEWDKDLSSYWYNRLGQLYVANASDNNDYKLKAIDLYNMLSEREPDNTTWVEILESLVENIDELVQITRKNWEANKDDLSRAWKYASTAIRAKDYNEAIIPLEFLVQKSPETINYWNQLATAYQKTDQLTKAEAAFKKLIQLEPDKKEHYLNLGIVYKDEGKFAAARTQFQIASEKGNGWALPIYYEGFLYEQAARSCSDFDAKVVFLLAQQTYRKALSMDPSLEMARERINALAGAVPTKEDYFFRKLKSGDTIPITCVGWIGKSVTVP
- the tatC gene encoding twin-arginine translocase subunit TatC; protein product: MAVEELEQVKEIEGESYEEKEMTFIEHLEELRWRIIYSLIGIVIGTIVAWIFIDFLVEQILLRPAKESGVSLQNLKPFGQIFLYFQIALIAGLILSIPNVFYQFWKFISPALRKNERKYILAIVIFTTVCFLAGIAFAYFVMLPLALSFAAQFGTQTIKNEFAVDEYMSIIISVMLAAGLVFELPMLSFFLSKLGILKPSFMRKYRKHAIVLIMIAAAVLTPGTDPVSQVILAVPLVLLYEISILVSKFSQKKS
- the glyA gene encoding serine hydroxymethyltransferase, yielding MKNDPEIYQVLQSEIDRQTSKLELIASENFVSPAVLEATGSVLTNKYAEGYPGKRYYGGCEFVDRAEDLARERLKKLFGAEYVNVQPHSGSQANMAVLMTFLKPGDKFLGLSLAHGGHLTHGSPVNFSGKLYQAIGYELNENTGLLDYDKIADLAKKEKPKLIITGASAYSRDWDYKKFREIADSIGAFLMCDMAHPAGLIAKGFLNNPLEYCDIVTSTTHKTLRGPRGGIILIGKDKENPWGLTTPKGDRVKMMSELIDGMVMPGIQGGPLMHVIMAKAVAFGEALKDSFKVYTGQVIKNAKALAAKLNEYGFDIVSGGTDNHLMLIDLTNKNVTGKQAEIALEKAGITVNKNMVPFDKRSPFITSGIRIGTPALTTRGMKEKEMEVIADIINRAIMNVENEKMLGDLKQEVKQLTSGFPLFAEMN
- the glgA gene encoding glycogen synthase GlgA, whose product is MAARRLRILFVSSEVVPFVKTGGLADVSSALPKKLTELGHEVRIILPKYGAVDERKFKIHDIVRLKDIVVKVGEKEVIFSLKSCFLPGIRTRVQIYFLDNQEYFGSRNSLYIDPITGKDYPDNDERFIILNRAVVELIIRLGWYPDVIHLNDWQCGLAPAYIKTAFKDTPGFDKLRTLFTIHNLAYQGTFPPSVFSKTGLPEDLNSEKKGILHKGKLNFMKSGLLFSDVINTVSETYAKEISTKEEYGEGLKDILAKRKDRLFGIVNGIDTNIWHPENDKLIPVKYSIKNLEKKIENKKHLLERFGLPFDEKIPVVSVISRLYDAKGIDLIQKAFPDLMKMDLQLILLGTGDYKYHTFFDKMAMKYPKKFACYLGFSDELAHLIEAGSDMFLMPSKYEPCGLNQMYSQVYGTVPIVRETGGLADTVKRFEEKTEEGTGFMFRKYDAKELLNEIKRALKIFADQKLWQKIQKAGMKEDFSWDKSAKSYIELYKTILAED
- a CDS encoding polyprenyl synthetase family protein, with the translated sequence MSTVKLSDISLPIKNELDTFQSIFKDSMRSKVGLVDLVARYIIRQKGKKIRPLLVLLSSKIAGGINERSYRGAVLVELLHTATLIHDDVVDNADKRRGLWSINKVFKNKVAVLMGDYLLSRGLMIAVDGKDFDFLGVITNAVKRMSEGELLQIQKTRKLDIDEETYFKVISDKTASLIETCCTIGAMSTTKDDIFINALKKYGHSLGMSFQIRDDILDYEGSSSLTGKPVGGDIKEKKITLPLIYALNKVSKQEANSIKKLLKSKNDTDAVKKVISFVREKNGIEYAYSISQKFALEAKNSLSVFPDSQTKLALESLVDFVIERKN
- a CDS encoding universal stress protein; its protein translation is MSITIKKILVPIDFSDYSKSALKYAVNFAKVFNAEMYLIYVVEPVIYPPDFSMGQIAVPSVTVEMDVRAKEELTKLAEQEIPADLKKYIIIKTGKPFVEIIETAAQEDIDLIIIATHGHSGVEHILFGSTAEKVVRKAPCPVLTLREPIKGFQFKDEIKKEKGS